From Thermoflavifilum aggregans, a single genomic window includes:
- a CDS encoding fructosamine kinase family protein: protein MIPDNVTWFSDISHLLAEKLHKSAGSQQSTVRLLHIDRLTGGDIHEAYRLHTSAGNYFLKTNTHPEAYRMFACEYHALERIHQTRTIRVPKPIAYYQAKGRAFLLMEFMEKGKPVPRFWDLFAEQLALLHEVSYPLYGFEEDNFIGLLPQPNPRMKHWPEFFAEARISPLVRQAFDQQLMDVSDLRLAESVLKKLPELLPDDRASLLHGDLWGGNFMVGDNGLPAVYDPASYFGHREMDIAMADLFSGFDRLFFEAYATLARLEQGWRRRLRLHQLYYLLVHLLLFGRSYYHQVKDILQTYA from the coding sequence ATGATCCCTGACAATGTTACCTGGTTTTCGGATATAAGTCATTTGCTTGCTGAAAAATTACATAAATCCGCCGGCAGTCAGCAATCCACCGTTCGGCTTTTGCATATTGACCGGCTCACAGGTGGCGATATTCATGAAGCTTACCGGTTGCATACCAGTGCAGGCAATTATTTTCTCAAGACCAATACCCATCCCGAAGCTTACCGGATGTTTGCCTGTGAATATCATGCATTGGAGAGAATTCATCAAACGCGTACCATTCGCGTACCTAAACCCATTGCTTATTATCAGGCAAAAGGGAGGGCTTTTCTGCTGATGGAGTTCATGGAAAAGGGAAAACCTGTACCTCGGTTCTGGGATTTGTTTGCAGAACAGCTTGCTTTGTTGCATGAGGTAAGCTATCCGCTGTATGGCTTTGAGGAAGATAACTTTATTGGTTTATTGCCACAACCCAATCCGCGGATGAAGCACTGGCCTGAATTTTTCGCTGAGGCACGCATAAGCCCGCTTGTTAGGCAGGCTTTTGACCAGCAACTGATGGATGTTTCAGACCTGCGTCTTGCAGAAAGCGTATTAAAAAAATTACCGGAATTGTTACCTGACGACAGAGCTTCTCTGCTGCATGGCGATTTGTGGGGCGGAAACTTTATGGTGGGCGACAACGGATTGCCCGCCGTGTATGATCCGGCAAGTTATTTTGGTCATCGTGAAATGGATATTGCGATGGCTGATTTATTTAGTGGGTTTGACCGTCTTTTTTTTGAAGCTTATGCAACACTGGCACGACTTGAACAGGGCTGGCGTCGCAGATTGCGCCTGCATCAGCTGTATTATCTGCTGGTGCATCTGCTGTTGTTTGGAAGAAGTTATTATCATCAGGTGAAAGACATCCTGCAAACCTATGCCTGA
- a CDS encoding DUF3810 domain-containing protein produces MNTLVSDLSLLLRKCRRSWHTRWQMYAFLGWLGLIALGWSAWLFIPGFHLFWLHELAPTWWQFQRLLTGWVPFSLGDLGYVAVLLWLLWQIYAFIRSWISKGMHFRIWSRLLGKIVLATSLMYGWFQLGWGFAYLLPRIQQSFHLQLKSYSHAELQDLARWLAAATNAYYVQQEPESETHRIAYFRENIVPKAMEAYHQLHLAGMTGTYHHPSIKPSLFRTAMNYMGIEGYYNPFTGEAQVNTDIPPVLLPFVTCHEMAHQMGFAQEYAANFVGFLAATHARDSLFRYSAYLDMLLYAFNSLRHYGHADDSLFLHQLWESLLPGVKQDIKSIYAYEQAYAGPADRLMMHVYDVFLKANQQRRGIHSYQQVIALLIQYRKEIKEHG; encoded by the coding sequence ATGAATACACTTGTATCTGACCTATCGTTGTTACTGCGGAAATGCCGGCGCTCATGGCACACCCGCTGGCAAATGTATGCTTTTTTAGGCTGGCTGGGGCTGATAGCGCTTGGATGGAGTGCCTGGCTGTTTATTCCCGGTTTCCATCTTTTCTGGCTGCACGAACTTGCGCCAACATGGTGGCAATTCCAGCGCCTGCTCACCGGCTGGGTCCCCTTTAGCCTGGGTGATCTGGGCTATGTGGCTGTTTTACTTTGGTTACTGTGGCAAATCTATGCCTTTATCCGCAGCTGGATAAGCAAGGGTATGCATTTCAGGATATGGAGTAGATTGCTGGGGAAGATAGTGCTGGCCACAAGCTTGATGTACGGCTGGTTTCAGCTGGGATGGGGATTTGCCTATCTGTTGCCCCGCATCCAGCAATCATTTCACCTGCAACTGAAATCTTATTCTCATGCTGAATTGCAGGATCTGGCCCGATGGCTGGCTGCTGCAACCAATGCATACTACGTGCAACAGGAACCTGAATCAGAAACGCATCGCATTGCCTATTTCCGGGAAAACATTGTGCCGAAAGCCATGGAAGCTTATCATCAGCTGCATCTAGCAGGCATGACGGGCACTTATCATCACCCATCCATAAAACCTTCCTTGTTCCGGACTGCCATGAATTATATGGGCATTGAAGGTTATTACAATCCATTCACCGGTGAAGCGCAGGTGAATACCGATATTCCGCCGGTACTGCTGCCTTTTGTAACCTGTCATGAAATGGCTCATCAGATGGGGTTTGCACAGGAATATGCTGCCAATTTTGTAGGCTTCCTTGCAGCCACCCATGCCCGTGATAGCCTGTTTCGTTATTCAGCATATCTGGATATGTTGCTGTATGCCTTCAACAGCCTGCGACATTACGGACATGCAGATGACAGCCTGTTTTTGCATCAGCTCTGGGAAAGTTTATTGCCGGGTGTGAAACAGGATATCAAAAGTATTTATGCCTATGAACAGGCATACGCCGGCCCTGCAGACAGGTTGATGATGCATGTATATGATGTATTCTTAAAAGCCAATCAGCAACGCCGGGGTATTCACAGCTATCAGCAGGTCATTGCATTGCTTATTCAATACAGAAAGGAAATTAAGGAACACGGGTAA